In Spirochaeta thermophila DSM 6578, the following proteins share a genomic window:
- a CDS encoding prepilin peptidase, with product MVMHMQVELYMGEQLDLMASVIGIGLLISVIDARSYRIPDFLVFLTGCVSVLFTWTEGWGLLRFRIFAALTGGLVLLFLHLRKGLGLGDVKYGTVLSYAVGLYGTWIMLAVASLTGMVWYFMRGRSPLQKIPFAPFLTLGALVTFLWKGMEGGGS from the coding sequence ATGGTGATGCATATGCAGGTGGAATTGTATATGGGAGAGCAACTTGACCTCATGGCGAGTGTGATAGGTATAGGGCTCCTCATTTCTGTCATTGATGCGAGGTCCTACCGGATACCCGATTTCCTTGTATTTCTGACAGGATGTGTGAGTGTGCTCTTTACGTGGACGGAAGGCTGGGGCCTTCTTCGTTTTCGCATTTTTGCTGCTCTTACAGGAGGGCTCGTGTTGCTCTTTCTTCACCTCCGCAAGGGACTTGGTTTGGGGGATGTGAAGTACGGGACTGTACTCTCATATGCAGTGGGCCTCTACGGCACTTGGATCATGCTCGCCGTTGCCTCACTTACAGGAATGGTGTGGTATTTCATGAGGGGGCGTTCTCCTTTGCAGAAGATTCCTTTTGCTCCGTTTCTCACCCTGGGGGCGCTGGTGACTTTTTTGTGGAAGGGGATGGAAGGGGGCGGGAGTTGA
- a CDS encoding methyl-accepting chemotaxis protein, whose protein sequence is MKIRTRLLLLVNSVIVLFVSTVVLYFFLLAPFQAMRREQEVLNRAEISLRDLRYMVNRLDTLAFNRGRELLQQTMEVFSQEFEEIAGIREIRRRGEVLAEALATIGELQDLNERNLRGFRQLYESLYEHAAEVYGNPSPVIPRRFYTDTAILRGSEERYAEALKTLELFYTVGETLSSSLDSSLSVFEEQKAFIDEALARTEQRAFLVTGGFLVLLFFGAFLLSLRTGRGLSSATERMVAGLSTLGTGDLSVRFKVEKVRDEFQQVMEGMNRFVDALSRVIASLRETVRLNKEAGDQLLHGTQITDARVKRVGEELATVLAEVEELEEIAEATAGASGKISQQIDQLEEQVRSQTAMVEQSSSAIEEIIASLRGLASLAERDNEVAVRLEGETREAREVVFALGERIEQLSQWMDRVQRMVDVIKDVGDRTNILAMNAAIEAARAGEAGRGFSVVAQEIRKLAEVATREAEGIHKGVLEMMDELCRIQEGSGRMLAAFGVMEGHIGEVSASFHEMHERIRESAAGSREVLEAVEELRTASGLIKESSHVLSGQRNVVSEGSDRLQRVAAGVREAMHRIAREAEELTRVADETALTAERLNRAGEVLDREMGYFSIPDELTWY, encoded by the coding sequence ATGAAGATCAGAACGCGTCTCCTCCTGCTCGTGAACAGTGTGATCGTACTCTTCGTTTCGACGGTGGTCCTCTATTTCTTCCTCCTGGCGCCGTTTCAGGCTATGCGACGTGAACAGGAGGTGCTCAACCGTGCGGAGATCTCGTTGAGAGATCTGCGATACATGGTGAACCGCCTCGATACGCTCGCGTTCAACCGTGGCCGTGAGCTCCTCCAGCAAACCATGGAGGTGTTCTCACAGGAGTTCGAGGAGATCGCCGGTATCCGGGAGATACGGAGAAGGGGCGAGGTCCTCGCCGAGGCCCTTGCCACGATAGGGGAACTTCAGGATCTCAACGAGCGCAATCTCAGAGGATTCCGGCAGCTCTACGAGTCTCTCTACGAACACGCCGCTGAGGTGTACGGCAATCCATCCCCGGTGATCCCCCGCAGGTTCTATACCGATACTGCCATCTTACGGGGGAGTGAGGAGCGTTACGCAGAGGCTCTGAAGACCCTCGAGCTCTTCTACACCGTGGGAGAGACTCTCTCCTCCAGCCTGGACTCTTCGCTCTCCGTATTCGAGGAACAGAAGGCCTTCATCGATGAGGCGCTCGCCCGTACGGAGCAGAGAGCCTTTCTCGTGACCGGGGGATTCCTCGTACTCCTCTTCTTCGGTGCGTTCTTGCTCTCGCTGCGGACGGGGCGGGGCCTTTCGAGTGCCACGGAACGGATGGTCGCTGGCCTCTCGACCCTGGGCACGGGTGATCTCTCGGTGCGGTTCAAGGTGGAGAAGGTGAGGGACGAGTTCCAGCAGGTGATGGAGGGCATGAATCGTTTCGTCGATGCCCTTTCCAGGGTGATCGCCTCGCTCAGGGAGACGGTGAGGCTGAACAAGGAGGCTGGGGACCAATTGCTTCATGGTACGCAGATTACGGATGCGAGGGTGAAGAGGGTTGGTGAGGAGCTGGCGACGGTACTGGCGGAAGTGGAAGAGTTGGAGGAGATCGCCGAGGCTACGGCGGGGGCATCTGGGAAGATTTCCCAGCAGATCGATCAGCTGGAGGAACAGGTGCGATCCCAGACCGCGATGGTGGAGCAGTCCTCGAGCGCGATCGAAGAGATCATCGCGAGTCTCCGAGGCCTCGCCTCGCTCGCCGAGAGAGACAACGAGGTGGCCGTGAGGCTGGAGGGGGAGACGCGGGAGGCGCGGGAGGTGGTTTTCGCGCTGGGTGAGCGTATAGAGCAGCTGAGCCAGTGGATGGACAGGGTACAGCGCATGGTTGATGTGATAAAAGATGTGGGCGACAGGACGAACATCCTGGCCATGAACGCGGCCATAGAGGCAGCGCGGGCGGGTGAGGCGGGGAGGGGGTTCTCAGTGGTGGCGCAGGAGATCAGAAAGCTGGCCGAGGTCGCCACGAGGGAGGCAGAGGGGATACACAAGGGAGTACTGGAGATGATGGATGAGTTGTGTCGGATCCAGGAGGGGAGCGGGAGGATGCTCGCTGCGTTCGGAGTGATGGAAGGACATATCGGGGAGGTGTCGGCTTCGTTCCACGAGATGCACGAACGGATCAGAGAGAGTGCCGCAGGGAGCCGGGAAGTCCTTGAGGCTGTGGAGGAGTTGCGGACCGCTTCCGGGTTGATCAAGGAGTCGTCACACGTCCTGAGCGGGCAACGTAACGTGGTGAGTGAGGGGAGCGACCGGCTTCAACGCGTCGCTGCAGGGGTGCGGGAGGCGATGCACAGGATCGCCCGCGAAGCGGAAGAGCTCACCAGGGTGGCCGACGAGACTGCCCTCACCGCGGAACGCCTCAACAGGGCAGGGGAGGTGCTGGATCGAGAGATGGGCTATTTCTCGATACCCGACGAGCTGACATGGTACTGA
- a CDS encoding LacI family DNA-binding transcriptional regulator, with protein MARKGNQRGRKTQPDSVTIKDIAREANVSVTTVSNVIHGRYHRVSPATVEKVRSIIRKYNYTPNMFARSLVKQQSRIIGVINHLIPSQHGSFLQDLFHGTFVGGIERTLRGRDYFLMLRTVDDTRELYSLLKHWNMDGVIVVGLFKDEFFDLLLSSGTPLVLIDSYIEVESDRVFKVGLEDYKGGYLATKYLIQKGHTRIAFAGPEILDGGVVAERFRGYRDALEEAGLSFREEDVFIQDITVEEGKKLAYKLSRVGGITAVFATADSLAAGILLGTQDLGRRVPEDLSIVGFDDLPMSRFTHPPLTTIHQDVEEKGVMAANLLIDFLEGKPIPQREVVFSVRLVERSSVAERRS; from the coding sequence ATGGCACGGAAGGGCAACCAGAGGGGGCGGAAGACCCAGCCTGACAGCGTCACCATAAAGGATATCGCCCGGGAAGCGAATGTGAGTGTGACCACGGTGTCGAACGTGATCCATGGACGGTACCACAGGGTCTCGCCGGCCACGGTGGAGAAGGTACGGAGCATCATCCGGAAGTACAACTACACCCCCAACATGTTCGCGCGGTCGCTGGTGAAGCAGCAGTCGCGCATCATCGGGGTGATCAACCATCTCATTCCCAGTCAGCATGGAAGCTTCCTTCAGGATCTCTTCCACGGGACATTCGTGGGGGGCATAGAGCGTACGCTCAGGGGGCGCGACTACTTCCTCATGCTGCGGACGGTGGACGATACCAGGGAGTTGTACTCGCTCCTCAAACACTGGAACATGGACGGCGTGATAGTGGTGGGGCTCTTCAAGGACGAGTTTTTCGACCTCCTTCTCTCCTCGGGTACGCCCCTCGTGCTGATCGACAGCTACATCGAGGTGGAGAGCGACCGGGTCTTCAAGGTGGGGCTCGAAGACTACAAGGGAGGATATCTCGCCACCAAGTACCTCATCCAGAAAGGGCATACGCGCATCGCGTTTGCAGGACCGGAGATCCTGGACGGTGGGGTGGTGGCCGAGCGCTTCCGTGGGTATCGCGACGCTCTCGAGGAGGCGGGGCTTTCGTTCAGGGAGGAGGATGTGTTCATCCAGGACATCACCGTGGAGGAGGGGAAGAAGCTGGCCTACAAACTCTCGCGGGTTGGCGGGATTACGGCGGTATTCGCAACGGCCGACAGCCTCGCGGCGGGTATCCTGCTGGGGACGCAGGATCTGGGAAGGCGGGTGCCGGAAGACCTCTCCATCGTGGGCTTCGACGATCTTCCGATGAGTCGGTTCACCCATCCGCCTCTCACCACCATACATCAGGATGTGGAGGAGAAGGGGGTGATGGCGGCCAACCTGCTCATCGATTTTCTCGAGGGAAAGCCGATTCCTCAGAGGGAGGTGGTCTTCTCTGTACGTCTGGTTGAACGTTCCAGTGTGGCCGAGAGGCGGTCCTGA
- a CDS encoding TetR/AcrR family transcriptional regulator, which produces MSPRKAEENTRIRDERREQILSAALEVFIQKGYSATKIADIAATAGISHGLVYHYFRSKEEIYAELTSRLVKSTEATARIAHESGDPRSTLLRVLELMLQGMEKEPAYYILAAQIMLMAEALPSQANDIFRSGMESARAVAAVIAEGQKAGCFREGDPLQHFVLLYSAITGLAITRNTSLKMGGEPVTVDAATLLRLIESHRSTEEPTTARSLEQTPE; this is translated from the coding sequence ATGTCACCACGAAAGGCAGAAGAGAACACAAGGATCCGGGACGAGCGAAGAGAACAGATACTCTCCGCCGCACTGGAGGTCTTCATCCAGAAAGGCTACTCGGCGACAAAGATCGCAGACATCGCTGCAACCGCCGGCATCAGCCACGGACTGGTCTACCACTACTTCAGATCGAAAGAAGAGATCTACGCAGAACTGACAAGTCGCCTCGTGAAGAGCACGGAAGCAACCGCCCGAATCGCACACGAATCCGGGGACCCGCGTTCCACACTCCTCCGTGTGCTGGAGCTCATGCTTCAGGGGATGGAGAAGGAACCGGCCTACTACATCCTGGCCGCTCAGATCATGCTGATGGCGGAAGCCCTCCCCTCCCAAGCGAATGACATATTCAGGAGCGGCATGGAGAGCGCCCGTGCCGTTGCCGCGGTGATCGCCGAAGGCCAGAAAGCAGGCTGTTTCCGCGAGGGAGACCCCCTCCAGCACTTCGTCCTTCTCTATTCGGCGATCACCGGGCTTGCCATTACCCGGAACACGAGCCTCAAGATGGGAGGTGAACCCGTGACGGTGGACGCGGCCACCCTCCTGAGACTCATCGAATCCCATCGGAGTACGGAGGAGCCAACCACCGCGCGTTCCCTGGAGCAGACTCCCGAGTGA
- a CDS encoding IS3 family transposase (programmed frameshift), producing the protein MKKRTWTTEEKLAIVLEGLRGERQIAEICREHQISQTMYYRWRDRFLEGGTRALADGRKEKDTYRAKIEQLEKIIAKQAIQIEILKKNEGAVGEIEAVERLVGEGYRVKDACEALGVSRSRYYARRKRGQKVGKKREEKERDDGRLMEKIRDLVGEHPYWGYRRVAWWLRRREGEEVSEKRVRGLMKGAGLMCRREKKKARRGSGRGKPVARRPREWWGIDMTKVLVKGIGWVYLVIVLDWYTKKLVGWKVSVRGRSEEWCAAMEMAVEREFPEGVRGRGLRLVSDNGSQPLSRSFMKAMEVLGIEQVFTSYNNPKGNADTERMIRTMKEELLWLREWEHVGELEEAVRGWAEEYNRHYVHSALGYRSPEEYEALWAQMQGEEVA; encoded by the exons ATGAAGAAGCGGACATGGACCACTGAAGAGAAACTTGCGATCGTCCTGGAAGGACTCCGAGGCGAACGGCAGATCGCCGAGATCTGCCGGGAACACCAGATCAGCCAGACGATGTACTACCGATGGCGGGACAGGTTTCTGGAAGGGGGCACGAGAGCCCTTGCAGACGGCAGGAAGGAGAAGGACACCTATCGAGCGAAGATAGAGCAGCTTGAGAAGATCATAGCGAAGCAGGCGATCCAGATCGAGATACTAAA AAAAAACGAAGGAGCTGTTGGGGAGATAGAGGCGGTGGAGCGGCTGGTGGGGGAAGGGTACCGGGTGAAGGATGCGTGTGAGGCACTTGGCGTGAGTCGGAGCCGGTACTATGCGAGGAGGAAAAGGGGGCAGAAGGTGGGGAAGAAGCGGGAGGAGAAGGAGAGGGACGATGGGCGGCTTATGGAGAAGATCAGGGATCTTGTGGGGGAGCATCCGTACTGGGGGTACAGGCGGGTGGCGTGGTGGTTGAGGAGGCGGGAGGGGGAGGAGGTGAGCGAGAAGCGGGTGAGAGGACTTATGAAGGGTGCGGGGCTTATGTGTAGACGGGAGAAGAAGAAAGCGAGACGTGGGAGTGGGCGAGGGAAGCCGGTGGCGAGGAGACCGAGGGAGTGGTGGGGGATCGACATGACGAAGGTGCTGGTGAAAGGGATAGGATGGGTCTATCTCGTGATCGTACTTGACTGGTACACGAAGAAGCTGGTGGGGTGGAAGGTGTCGGTGAGGGGGAGGAGTGAGGAGTGGTGTGCGGCGATGGAGATGGCGGTGGAGCGGGAGTTTCCCGAGGGGGTGAGGGGGAGAGGGCTTCGGCTGGTGAGTGACAACGGGAGCCAACCGTTGAGCCGGTCGTTCATGAAGGCGATGGAGGTATTGGGGATCGAACAGGTGTTCACGAGCTACAACAATCCGAAGGGGAATGCGGACACGGAGCGGATGATACGGACGATGAAGGAGGAGCTGTTGTGGCTGCGGGAGTGGGAGCACGTGGGGGAGCTGGAGGAGGCGGTGAGGGGATGGGCGGAGGAGTACAACCGGCACTATGTCCACAGTGCGCTAGGGTACAGGAGCCCTGAGGAATATGAGGCCCTTTGGGCGCAGATGCAAGGAGAGGAGGTCGCATGA
- a CDS encoding phytoene desaturase family protein, protein MAGLTTAAYLARAGMDVHVFEQHTVPGGYVSSFQRKGFIFPGGTTSFCSSGIVFPILEDLGLKDRLRFVRADYQLSWGTHDIPLHSSTQVCEAFSRAFPHERRHLKHYFSWVRAGEAAFKAMHESNVMFGGGNGAFRTMFRLVFKNPLIPWAMAKARKKTNRDLHAGHFSDPKLRGFLDSLGYPVMEGLVTMGMWYSFFHDYHMPIGGMQVIPEAFVSYITGHGGTIHLGKRVSRILVKNRRVTGVRLEDGSEVSARFVVSAADMRTSLLGLLDEEHLPAPLIETLGKGSPSESMCVVYLGLDHDEGLASHLERFHANHVAFHPDGGEPFHIVWLDKDDPSVVPEGGHALWVGRGSPYERWSGLGREAYKEQKQKEAWNLIREAEKFIPGLSNHIRVMESATPLTFERYTGNWRGATAGWNWDPSRNPHIHPVRDLAIIKGLYFAGHWVYSPGGVPTAMITAWHVARQILKMHTGKRDEVTP, encoded by the coding sequence ATCGCCGGTCTCACCACGGCCGCCTATCTGGCGCGAGCCGGTATGGATGTACACGTATTCGAGCAGCATACTGTGCCAGGGGGATACGTCTCCTCCTTTCAAAGGAAGGGCTTCATCTTTCCGGGAGGGACTACTTCCTTCTGTTCGAGCGGCATCGTCTTCCCCATCCTGGAGGACCTCGGCCTGAAAGATCGACTCCGATTCGTCAGGGCGGACTACCAGTTGAGCTGGGGGACCCACGACATCCCACTCCACTCCTCCACACAGGTGTGCGAGGCGTTCTCCCGTGCATTCCCACACGAACGGCGCCATCTCAAACACTACTTCTCATGGGTGAGGGCGGGAGAGGCGGCATTCAAGGCCATGCACGAGAGCAACGTGATGTTCGGGGGTGGAAACGGTGCCTTCCGCACCATGTTCCGACTGGTATTCAAGAATCCGCTCATACCGTGGGCCATGGCAAAGGCCCGGAAGAAGACCAATCGCGATCTCCACGCCGGACACTTCTCCGATCCAAAGCTACGAGGATTCCTCGACAGCCTCGGGTACCCTGTGATGGAAGGCCTCGTGACCATGGGGATGTGGTACTCCTTCTTTCACGACTACCACATGCCCATCGGAGGGATGCAGGTAATCCCCGAGGCATTCGTCTCGTACATCACGGGCCACGGCGGGACGATCCATCTCGGGAAGAGGGTGAGTCGCATACTGGTAAAGAACAGGAGGGTCACAGGGGTCCGGCTGGAAGACGGAAGCGAAGTGAGCGCCCGTTTCGTGGTGAGCGCTGCCGATATGCGCACATCCCTCCTGGGATTGCTCGATGAGGAGCATCTCCCCGCACCTCTCATCGAGACCCTGGGAAAAGGATCTCCTTCGGAGTCGATGTGTGTGGTATATCTGGGTCTCGATCATGACGAAGGCCTTGCATCGCATCTGGAGCGATTCCATGCGAACCATGTCGCCTTCCACCCTGATGGGGGAGAACCGTTTCACATCGTGTGGCTCGACAAGGATGACCCCTCAGTGGTACCCGAAGGAGGACATGCCCTATGGGTGGGGCGAGGCAGTCCCTACGAACGGTGGAGCGGGCTGGGCCGTGAAGCGTACAAAGAGCAAAAACAGAAAGAAGCGTGGAACCTCATCAGAGAGGCGGAGAAGTTCATACCCGGGCTCAGTAACCATATAAGGGTGATGGAGAGCGCCACTCCTCTCACGTTCGAACGGTATACAGGGAACTGGCGCGGGGCCACTGCTGGATGGAACTGGGATCCGTCTCGTAATCCCCACATCCACCCCGTGAGGGATCTCGCTATCATCAAAGGACTCTACTTCGCAGGTCACTGGGTATACTCACCCGGCGGGGTCCCCACCGCCATGATCACGGCATGGCACGTGGCCCGGCAAATTCTGAAAATGCATACAGGCAAGAGGGACGAGGTCACGCCGTGA
- a CDS encoding class I SAM-dependent methyltransferase gives MDFSRISGMYEKAASLQRAASDVLLDLLGIKDTENVLDVGCGTGGITKRIRGLTRGKVVGIDPSPGMIEEARKGAGGLDVSFELRGAEEMEYQEEFDVIFANSSFQWFEAPEKAIWNCHRALRKGGRIGIQAPARNVYCPNFLQAIEMVKRDDRTKRIFSGFRNPWFFLETAEEYRSFFEDCGFKVTFVELRSIVTVHTPEEVFRIFSSGAIAGYLNEAYYDIELTRDYIEHFIEIVKEAFATQVERDGMVRLRFNRIFLTAVKE, from the coding sequence ATGGATTTCTCCAGGATCTCCGGGATGTATGAAAAGGCGGCTTCTCTGCAGCGTGCAGCTTCGGATGTCCTGCTGGATCTGTTGGGGATAAAGGACACTGAGAATGTCCTGGATGTGGGGTGCGGAACAGGAGGCATCACGAAGAGGATCAGGGGGTTGACGCGCGGGAAGGTCGTGGGGATCGATCCCTCTCCGGGGATGATAGAAGAGGCCCGAAAAGGGGCCGGAGGGCTTGATGTGAGCTTCGAACTCAGGGGCGCGGAGGAGATGGAATACCAGGAGGAATTCGATGTGATCTTCGCCAATTCCTCGTTCCAGTGGTTTGAGGCTCCCGAAAAGGCGATATGGAACTGCCACCGGGCACTGAGAAAGGGCGGCAGGATCGGCATCCAGGCTCCGGCGAGGAACGTCTACTGTCCTAATTTCCTCCAGGCGATCGAAATGGTGAAGAGAGATGATCGAACCAAAAGGATCTTCTCCGGCTTCAGGAACCCATGGTTTTTCCTCGAGACGGCTGAAGAGTACAGATCCTTTTTCGAGGATTGTGGATTCAAGGTGACCTTTGTGGAGCTCAGGAGCATCGTGACAGTACACACCCCCGAAGAGGTGTTCAGGATATTCTCGTCCGGGGCGATAGCAGGGTATCTGAACGAGGCCTACTACGATATCGAGCTCACTCGGGACTACATCGAGCACTTCATTGAGATAGTGAAAGAGGCCTTTGCGACGCAGGTTGAAAGGGACGGTATGGTCCGTCTGCGGTTCAACAGGATATTCCTGACCGCGGTGAAGGAGTGA